A genomic stretch from bacterium includes:
- a CDS encoding cation-translocating P-type ATPase has product MIKNNYQWYKLSSEETVKTLNSSNAGLTVEEAQKRLQEYGYNELVKKKQTPGIVLLLKQFANFLIIILLFAVVLSAVLGETIDAVVILIIVVFAVTLGFIQEYKAEKSLEALKKMAAAMVSVLRGNKEISLDAKELVPGDVFIIRTGDKIPADARIISAVNLKVDEAALTGESVSTNKISEPLAGEAAIGDRKNMVFMGTAAVYGRGMAIVTGTGMETEFGQIADALQKVEREITPLQKNLDSVGKWIAIGALALCFVLAAIGVTRGHTILEMLIWGVSLAVAAVPESLPAVVTICLAIGMQRMLKRNSLIKKLTAVETLGCTTFICSDKTGTLTQDQMTVRQIYIPGKEMADSKDSGLIDVSGTGYEPKGSFHFHSTKTIVPPDKNKELSLLLRAGSLCNDASLELADGNYTIKGDPTEAALVVIAEKAGLSKKELSAQFPRIREIPFSSETKRMTTVHKSPEGNIAYAKGASEIILNSCKYIFINGKEEILTSEHRERIRAVAHQMANDALRVLGISYKKLSSDNIEKDSEIEQDMVFIGITGMIDPPREEVKAAIALCNKAHIKSVMITGDHKLTAMAIAKELGLLKHGMALSGEELDKISDEEFNNLVEKIEVYARVSPAHKLRVVTALENRGNVVAMTGDGVNDAPALKKADIGIAMGKTGTDVTREVADIILLDDNFASIVAAVEEGRGIFSNIKKFLAYMLSCNIGEVLLMAVVILFGTFLGLPAGIIPLIAIQILFVNLVTDGLPAIALALEPIEKGTMHKKPRGKNESIFNRGVLFYIIVVGIWTAGVSLFTFKWALSKGYSVNDAQGLCFVSLMLVQFFNAINCRSLDSSVFKIGFWGNKWLLLAIGFSTSMILAVVYIPALHTIFNTYYLGLKDWIFAVSVSSTVFVIVEIGKLVRGLNRKSFGNSH; this is encoded by the coding sequence ATGATAAAGAACAATTACCAGTGGTATAAATTAAGTTCGGAAGAAACCGTAAAAACGCTTAATTCTTCTAATGCGGGATTAACCGTTGAAGAAGCCCAAAAACGTTTGCAGGAATACGGATACAACGAACTGGTAAAAAAGAAACAAACCCCTGGTATTGTCCTGCTGTTAAAGCAATTTGCGAATTTCTTAATCATAATACTTCTCTTTGCGGTTGTTTTGTCTGCAGTTTTAGGCGAAACGATAGATGCCGTCGTTATACTTATCATAGTAGTCTTTGCCGTAACTTTAGGTTTTATACAAGAATACAAGGCAGAAAAATCACTGGAAGCTTTAAAGAAGATGGCGGCGGCGATGGTATCCGTATTAAGAGGAAATAAAGAAATATCACTAGATGCGAAAGAATTAGTGCCGGGAGACGTATTTATTATAAGAACGGGAGACAAGATTCCTGCGGATGCGCGGATAATTTCAGCCGTAAACTTAAAAGTAGATGAGGCTGCCCTAACCGGAGAGTCCGTTTCCACGAATAAAATAAGCGAACCATTAGCGGGAGAAGCTGCCATCGGGGACAGAAAAAATATGGTGTTTATGGGAACGGCTGCCGTGTATGGAAGAGGAATGGCTATCGTGACGGGTACCGGCATGGAAACCGAATTTGGTCAAATTGCGGATGCATTGCAAAAAGTAGAACGGGAGATTACTCCTTTACAGAAGAATCTTGATAGTGTAGGAAAATGGATTGCAATAGGAGCATTGGCATTATGTTTTGTCCTTGCGGCTATAGGCGTTACCCGCGGGCATACGATACTCGAAATGCTTATATGGGGAGTGAGTTTAGCAGTAGCTGCGGTTCCTGAATCGCTACCTGCAGTGGTTACCATTTGTCTTGCAATCGGTATGCAAAGGATGTTAAAACGGAATTCTCTTATAAAGAAATTGACTGCAGTTGAAACTCTCGGGTGCACGACTTTTATTTGCTCGGACAAAACCGGGACGCTTACACAAGACCAGATGACAGTGCGGCAGATTTATATTCCCGGTAAAGAAATGGCTGATTCGAAGGATTCCGGATTAATTGATGTCTCCGGAACAGGATACGAACCAAAAGGCAGTTTTCATTTTCACAGCACGAAAACAATTGTACCCCCTGATAAAAACAAAGAACTAAGTTTGTTACTTCGGGCGGGAAGTTTATGTAATGATGCGTCTTTAGAACTGGCGGATGGAAATTATACGATTAAAGGAGACCCGACGGAAGCGGCTCTTGTGGTAATTGCCGAAAAGGCAGGATTGTCAAAGAAAGAGTTGTCGGCACAATTTCCAAGAATCAGGGAAATTCCTTTTTCCTCCGAAACAAAAAGAATGACGACCGTTCATAAATCACCGGAAGGGAATATTGCTTATGCAAAAGGGGCTTCCGAGATAATATTAAACTCCTGCAAATATATTTTTATTAACGGGAAAGAGGAAATATTAACTTCCGAACACAGGGAAAGAATACGTGCAGTTGCCCATCAAATGGCAAACGACGCATTAAGAGTTCTGGGAATATCTTATAAGAAATTATCATCAGATAATATTGAAAAAGATTCCGAAATAGAACAGGATATGGTATTCATAGGGATTACGGGAATGATTGACCCTCCACGTGAAGAAGTTAAAGCTGCAATTGCGCTATGCAACAAGGCGCATATAAAATCCGTAATGATAACCGGAGACCATAAATTGACCGCAATGGCGATTGCTAAAGAACTGGGATTACTGAAACACGGTATGGCTTTAAGTGGAGAAGAATTGGATAAAATAAGTGACGAAGAGTTTAATAATCTTGTAGAGAAGATAGAAGTTTATGCGAGGGTTTCTCCTGCTCACAAGTTAAGAGTGGTAACGGCGTTAGAAAACAGGGGGAACGTTGTGGCGATGACCGGTGACGGGGTAAACGATGCTCCGGCGTTAAAGAAAGCGGATATAGGAATAGCGATGGGAAAAACCGGAACAGATGTAACGAGGGAAGTTGCGGATATTATATTGCTGGACGACAATTTTGCTTCTATTGTTGCCGCGGTGGAAGAAGGAAGAGGGATTTTCAGCAACATAAAAAAGTTTCTTGCGTATATGCTTTCCTGTAATATTGGGGAAGTATTGTTAATGGCAGTTGTTATATTGTTTGGAACGTTTTTAGGTTTACCTGCGGGGATTATACCGCTTATTGCAATTCAAATATTATTCGTAAACCTTGTTACGGATGGATTGCCTGCTATAGCGCTGGCTCTGGAACCAATAGAAAAAGGTACGATGCATAAAAAACCAAGAGGGAAGAACGAAAGTATATTTAATAGAGGAGTATTATTTTATATTATAGTTGTAGGTATCTGGACGGCAGGTGTGAGTTTATTTACTTTTAAGTGGGCTTTAAGCAAAGGATATTCGGTAAACGATGCGCAGGGGTTATGTTTTGTTTCGTTGATGTTAGTGCAGTTTTTCAATGCAATAAATTGCAGGTCGTTAGACAGTTCGGTTTTCAAGATAGGTTTTTGGGGTAACAAATGGCTTTTATTGGCAATAGGATTTTCCACAAGTATGATATTGGCAGTAGTATACATTCCGGCGCTGCATACAATATTTAATACATATTATCTAGGATTAAAAGACTGGATATTTGCCGTATCCGTTTCCTCGACGGTATTTGTTATAGTGGAAATCGGAAAACTTGTAAGAGGACTAAATAGGAAGTCCTTTGGCAATAGTCATTAA
- a CDS encoding NINE protein codes for MYCRNCKKELSDKAVVCIGCGVKPLDGDKFCQNCGTETTPVAMICTKCGVKLSKRGEKQWLIALLFSIFLGGLGIDRFYLGYTGLGVLKILTLGGLGVWWLIDMILIACNEIKDSNGNELEKNC; via the coding sequence ATGTATTGCAGAAACTGTAAAAAAGAACTTTCAGATAAAGCGGTAGTATGTATTGGTTGCGGGGTTAAACCTCTGGACGGAGATAAGTTTTGTCAGAATTGCGGCACAGAAACAACTCCTGTAGCTATGATTTGTACTAAATGTGGTGTAAAACTTTCGAAAAGAGGAGAAAAACAGTGGTTAATCGCGTTGCTTTTTTCTATTTTTCTTGGCGGGTTAGGCATAGACCGTTTTTATCTTGGTTATACGGGATTAGGCGTTTTGAAAATACTTACTTTAGGAGGACTTGGAGTATGGTGGCTCATTGATATGATTTTAATAGCTTGCAATGAGATTAAAGATTCAAACGGTAATGAATTAGAAAAGAATTGTTGA
- a CDS encoding magnesium transporter CorA family protein encodes MLKKYRLVENKITEATDENSTILLFTDPDENDRKHLVENYGLDEHTLNSALDPDEISRLEIDPQYTTIIFKRPKNFSKKETLLFGVTTTGIFLFKEKLIILNSEDVELFEGKHFAKVSSLTEVIIKLIYGSVYHFLGHLKAINMFSDELQEKINLSMENKYLINLFALEKSLVYYLNAINSNSVLIEKLKNSYTKIDLSKEQLEYLDDIYVENSQCYKQAEIYSNILASLMDARASVISNNLNVLMKTLTIITISIMVPTLVVSVFSMNVKIPFQQHPFAFWIILGIAMSALFGFLFLWYRRKLK; translated from the coding sequence ATGCTAAAAAAATACAGATTAGTTGAAAACAAAATTACGGAAGCTACGGATGAAAATAGCACTATCCTCTTATTTACGGACCCGGATGAAAATGATAGAAAACACCTTGTAGAAAACTATGGATTAGATGAACACACATTAAATTCCGCTTTGGACCCTGATGAAATATCAAGATTGGAAATTGACCCGCAATACACAACTATCATTTTCAAAAGACCTAAAAACTTTTCAAAAAAGGAGACCCTGTTATTTGGAGTTACTACTACCGGAATCTTCCTTTTTAAAGAAAAATTAATAATCCTTAACTCCGAAGATGTTGAGCTTTTTGAGGGCAAACATTTTGCAAAAGTTTCTTCTTTGACCGAAGTTATAATTAAACTAATTTACGGTTCCGTTTACCATTTCTTAGGACACTTGAAAGCTATTAATATGTTCTCCGATGAGCTTCAGGAAAAAATTAACCTTTCTATGGAAAATAAATACCTTATAAACCTGTTTGCGCTTGAAAAAAGTTTGGTTTATTACCTTAATGCCATAAACTCAAACAGTGTCCTCATTGAAAAGCTTAAAAATAGTTATACCAAAATAGACCTTTCTAAAGAACAATTAGAATATCTGGACGACATTTATGTTGAAAACAGCCAATGTTATAAACAGGCAGAAATTTATTCGAACATTCTTGCCAGTCTTATGGATGCACGTGCCAGCGTTATAAGCAATAATCTTAACGTCCTTATGAAAACCCTTACCATAATTACTATAAGTATTATGGTCCCCACTTTAGTCGTTTCGGTTTTTTCTATGAATGTAAAAATCCCGTTTCAGCAACATCCCTTTGCCTTCTGGATTATATTGGGCATAGCAATGAGTGCATTGTTTGGGTTTCTTTTTCTGTGGTATCGCCGCAAGTTGAAATAA
- a CDS encoding translocation/assembly module TamB domain-containing protein, whose product MKKIITLVICGVLLIVLIAIVINGRLIFERTLTRVLRKYKITYAQIESDIFNKVVLKDVSYGEIANAKKVSVYYTPIYIIRKNISLIEINDLITTPGKEISKITFPFEVDKIRIFNGMTIIVPSSDTIKFINITGKLAKIESGLNVKISSGDLFFNSKGMPINLKNAKGDINLVDTVVTINKLSVNSGNTSIEVRGKVSSNIKEFNLSTKDLSLKDIIKDVSGKVTLTAFLKMKGIDTILTAEAKIKDLNYKKNYIGDIVSDIAYYNSELQLKINKWSLGKMFCSGMAVVNLNGNLSSYNANLIGQNIDLSVFNKNIRSDLVGKVEVIGEGKEAQIVLNSSGSIMGFPLESLVCLMGIKQSGKHTDMPDVEIKNFEAKQKETEVKITGNINQEKCNLLISGRKVGLPNFNSSISGVTNFDFIINGNPRDPVLLGSFYVKGFKFDKIESEYISGNIRFNSLFKPEGEAEIDIVNMDLYNNELNNCKAIVKAEGGKTQFKVLAEGKEAGLKFNGNGDGLSFTGTEFLFYSPKVKVTNEGNMTFKLALNKIEIEDWNILVNKSLFYLNGMVSKTLLNIALQSSKIDLHNLADSLSGICELKSNIKGTPTNPQIDLNIYVSNFSYKTMIANEIVFKGMYKDEIFYIETGNLTRGSRSISLDGELPMAKSFKTSDKQIKLNLNVVNIENEFSYMYRDFCELENCKINGKLVISGSYKTPTIYGNIGINGEAFKIRTTDTKLTHPDIKLKFDGDKIVINSFTAKTKDGDVSLTGNVKMSEEVNMAIRMNNLELKNIEDISAKISASLALTGSLKKPKVSGIIKIKEAEIGTEFGTTKSVNLQSPMDYDLEIDFPDKVWIKNTMLDAELSGNVRPRKIGNEFFIAGNASVKNGSFYYIDRPFKIDTGEIRFTNSELNPIINISASTTVNYTSEKNNNIGADTTKNIVQDTITIIVNVSGTLREPKMIPSSNPPMSNEDIYSLLSLNMKASDLFKFESARYQQVVGNKVTSYYLFRKTGILNELRQQVGVDVLNLEPELFGEKRARFNVGKYVLKDLYINYTNDLFAISKQEFKVEYTPWKYGAIVAERKEDVNRVGMKLILRY is encoded by the coding sequence ATGAAAAAAATAATAACGTTAGTTATTTGTGGAGTATTGTTAATTGTTTTAATTGCAATAGTTATCAACGGGAGATTGATTTTTGAGCGGACATTAACAAGAGTTTTAAGAAAATATAAAATAACTTATGCACAAATAGAAAGCGATATCTTTAATAAAGTTGTATTAAAAGATGTAAGTTACGGTGAAATTGCAAATGCAAAAAAAGTATCCGTTTATTATACACCGATTTATATAATTAGAAAAAATATAAGTTTAATAGAAATCAATGATTTAATAACAACCCCCGGCAAAGAAATTAGTAAAATAACATTTCCTTTCGAAGTCGATAAAATAAGAATATTCAACGGCATGACCATAATTGTACCTTCGAGCGATACAATCAAGTTTATCAACATTACAGGCAAGCTGGCAAAAATTGAATCGGGATTAAATGTTAAAATTTCGTCCGGAGACTTATTTTTTAATTCAAAAGGAATGCCTATTAATCTAAAAAATGCAAAAGGGGACATAAATTTAGTTGATACAGTAGTTACAATAAACAAGTTATCCGTAAATTCTGGAAACACATCGATAGAAGTGAGAGGTAAGGTCTCGTCTAATATTAAGGAATTTAACTTGAGCACAAAAGATTTATCTTTAAAAGATATTATAAAAGATGTATCCGGAAAAGTAACTTTAACGGCTTTTTTAAAGATGAAAGGCATAGATACCATATTAACGGCAGAAGCAAAAATAAAAGATTTGAATTATAAAAAGAACTATATTGGAGACATTGTATCAGACATAGCTTATTACAATTCCGAATTACAATTAAAGATAAACAAATGGAGCCTTGGAAAAATGTTTTGCAGTGGGATGGCCGTTGTAAATCTTAATGGAAATCTTTCTTCTTATAATGCAAATTTAATCGGGCAAAACATAGATTTGTCCGTTTTTAATAAAAACATACGTTCCGACTTAGTCGGGAAAGTAGAAGTTATCGGAGAAGGCAAAGAAGCTCAAATAGTTCTTAATTCATCAGGTTCAATAATGGGATTTCCATTGGAATCTTTAGTTTGTCTTATGGGAATCAAACAATCCGGAAAACACACTGATATGCCTGACGTTGAAATTAAAAATTTTGAAGCGAAGCAAAAGGAAACCGAAGTCAAAATAACGGGAAATATTAATCAGGAAAAATGCAATCTTTTAATCTCAGGTAGAAAAGTAGGGTTGCCTAATTTTAACTCCAGTATTAGTGGGGTAACAAATTTCGACTTTATCATAAACGGCAACCCCAGAGACCCTGTATTATTGGGAAGTTTCTATGTGAAGGGATTTAAATTTGATAAAATTGAAAGTGAATATATTTCAGGAAATATAAGATTCAATAGTTTATTTAAACCGGAAGGCGAAGCAGAAATTGATATTGTAAATATGGATCTATATAATAACGAACTTAATAATTGTAAAGCGATAGTAAAAGCCGAGGGGGGAAAGACACAATTTAAGGTTTTAGCCGAGGGGAAAGAAGCAGGTTTGAAATTTAATGGCAATGGGGATGGGCTGTCTTTTACCGGAACGGAGTTTCTTTTTTATTCTCCAAAAGTGAAGGTTACAAATGAAGGGAATATGACTTTTAAATTAGCACTTAATAAAATAGAAATAGAAGATTGGAATATTTTGGTAAATAAATCTTTATTTTATCTAAATGGTATGGTTTCAAAGACTTTATTAAATATTGCATTACAGAGCAGTAAAATAGATTTGCATAATCTGGCAGATTCGCTATCCGGAATATGTGAGTTAAAAAGCAATATAAAAGGTACGCCTACTAATCCGCAAATAGATTTAAATATTTATGTAAGTAATTTTTCATATAAAACCATGATAGCGAATGAGATAGTTTTTAAAGGTATGTATAAAGATGAAATATTTTATATAGAGACAGGCAACTTAACAAGAGGGTCTCGTTCTATTTCATTAGATGGGGAGTTGCCTATGGCGAAGTCTTTTAAAACGAGCGATAAACAAATAAAACTGAATCTAAACGTTGTAAATATTGAAAATGAGTTTTCTTATATGTATAGAGATTTTTGCGAGTTAGAAAATTGTAAGATAAATGGCAAATTGGTAATTTCCGGATCTTATAAAACGCCTACAATATATGGAAATATTGGAATAAATGGGGAAGCTTTTAAGATAAGGACTACTGATACAAAACTAACGCATCCTGATATAAAATTAAAATTTGATGGAGATAAAATAGTTATAAATTCTTTTACGGCAAAGACTAAAGATGGGGATGTCAGTCTAACCGGAAATGTAAAAATGTCGGAAGAAGTCAATATGGCTATTCGTATGAATAATTTAGAATTAAAAAATATAGAAGACATAAGCGCGAAGATTTCAGCTTCTCTTGCCCTAACGGGTTCTTTGAAAAAACCAAAGGTATCCGGAATTATAAAAATAAAAGAAGCTGAAATTGGCACAGAATTTGGAACGACGAAGTCAGTTAACCTTCAAAGTCCTATGGATTATGACCTGGAAATAGATTTTCCGGATAAAGTATGGATAAAAAATACAATGTTAGATGCCGAATTATCAGGCAATGTTAGACCTCGTAAAATAGGAAATGAGTTTTTTATCGCCGGGAATGCGTCGGTAAAAAACGGATCTTTTTATTACATTGATAGACCATTTAAGATTGATACGGGAGAGATTAGGTTTACAAATTCGGAACTTAATCCGATAATCAATATTTCTGCTTCGACCACAGTTAATTATACTTCGGAGAAAAATAACAATATTGGGGCAGATACTACCAAAAATATTGTGCAGGATACTATAACTATAATTGTAAATGTAAGTGGGACTTTGAGAGAGCCTAAAATGATACCTTCGTCTAATCCTCCAATGTCAAATGAGGATATATATAGTTTGCTTTCTTTGAATATGAAGGCAAGCGATCTTTTTAAGTTTGAATCTGCTCGTTATCAACAAGTTGTAGGAAACAAGGTTACATCTTATTATCTTTTCAGAAAAACCGGCATTCTGAACGAATTAAGGCAACAGGTGGGGGTAGATGTGTTGAATTTGGAACCGGAATTATTTGGAGAAAAAAGGGCGAGATTTAATGTAGGGAAGTATGTTTTAAAAGATTTATATATAAATTATACAAATGACCTTTTTGCGATTTCAAAACAAGAATTTAAAGTAGAATATACTCCATGGAAATATGGCGCGATTGTCGCTGAAAGAAAAGAAGATGTGAATAGGGTAGGTATGAAATTAATATTGAGATATTAA
- a CDS encoding lysophospholipid acyltransferase family protein: MINFLSKLIFALVIVITKTLRFKIIGEVSKSRAIYTFWHNSFFSLIYPFRKENVALLVSAHKDGEYLSRTAVSLGYKVIRGSSRGAHAISGTLELLKLSTSSIAFATDGPRGPRNIVKIGIIKISELSGLAIVPVGVRLSKYIEFNSWDKFQLPLPFARCVINIGKPFFVKKCDEETRKQFEDELIKVNKDAEQAIKQKFITLNA, encoded by the coding sequence ATGATTAATTTTTTGAGTAAATTAATATTTGCACTGGTTATTGTTATAACAAAAACACTTCGTTTTAAGATAATCGGAGAAGTGTCTAAAAGCAGAGCGATATATACTTTCTGGCACAACAGTTTTTTCTCTTTAATCTATCCGTTCAGGAAAGAAAATGTTGCATTGCTGGTTTCAGCACATAAAGATGGTGAATATTTATCAAGGACAGCTGTTTCGCTTGGTTACAAAGTAATAAGAGGTTCAAGCAGAGGGGCTCATGCCATAAGCGGAACACTTGAACTTTTGAAATTATCGACGAGTTCGATTGCATTTGCAACGGATGGGCCAAGGGGACCGAGGAATATCGTAAAGATAGGTATAATAAAGATCTCCGAATTGTCAGGATTAGCAATTGTGCCTGTTGGAGTAAGACTATCAAAATATATAGAATTTAACAGCTGGGACAAGTTTCAATTACCACTTCCTTTTGCAAGATGTGTTATTAATATAGGCAAACCATTTTTTGTAAAAAAATGTGATGAAGAAACCAGGAAACAATTTGAAGATGAGTTAATTAAGGTAAATAAGGATGCGGAGCAAGCAATAAAACAAAAATTTATTACTTTAAATGCGTAA
- the coaBC gene encoding bifunctional phosphopantothenoylcysteine decarboxylase/phosphopantothenate--cysteine ligase CoaBC, which produces MSRIVFGVTGGIAAYKSLDVVRCFKKQHQDIDVICILTEDATKFIQPLSFSTLSGNDVLTDLFAPRKTPVHIELAKADLIIVAPATYNFIGKIANGIADDLLSCVIAASKCPVLFVPSMNSAMWENLILVDNIKKLKKYGYYFLEPDTGALATLDIGKGRFPCTEFIVEEALCLLNTSKKFSGKKVVITAGKTESYLDPVRCITNNSSGTMGYELARAAKFQGANVTLISGPTAITSPNVEVIKIKTTEELKNETLKCASRADILIMAAAVVDYAPASYSAKKIKSSHNSLSIKFQATPDILKLTKAKNKKLFTVGFALESNNHIENAKSKLKSKLLDLIILNDVSTISASDTQLTLINKNMRVKKLPLLSKKEAASKVLNWIIEEYISSSKTV; this is translated from the coding sequence ATGTCTAGAATTGTATTTGGTGTAACAGGGGGTATTGCTGCCTATAAGTCTCTTGATGTGGTTAGGTGTTTTAAAAAACAACATCAGGATATAGACGTTATTTGTATTCTTACCGAAGATGCTACAAAATTTATTCAGCCGTTATCTTTTTCTACTCTTTCCGGGAATGATGTCTTAACAGACCTTTTTGCGCCTCGTAAAACTCCCGTACATATTGAATTGGCTAAGGCAGATCTTATAATTGTAGCACCTGCCACTTATAATTTTATAGGAAAAATAGCAAATGGTATAGCAGACGACTTATTAAGTTGTGTAATTGCAGCTTCAAAGTGCCCTGTGCTTTTTGTTCCTTCTATGAACTCGGCAATGTGGGAAAATCTGATACTTGTTGATAATATCAAGAAATTAAAAAAATATGGATACTACTTTTTAGAACCGGATACAGGAGCGCTTGCTACTCTGGATATTGGGAAAGGAAGATTTCCCTGTACTGAGTTTATTGTAGAAGAAGCTCTTTGTCTTTTAAATACTTCAAAAAAGTTTTCGGGTAAAAAAGTTGTTATTACTGCCGGCAAGACTGAATCTTACTTGGATCCGGTAAGATGCATAACAAATAATTCTTCCGGAACAATGGGATATGAATTAGCCCGTGCTGCAAAGTTTCAAGGGGCTAATGTAACTCTTATTTCCGGGCCAACTGCAATTACTTCGCCAAACGTAGAAGTGATAAAGATAAAAACTACAGAAGAATTAAAAAATGAAACATTAAAATGTGCTTCTCGTGCGGATATATTGATAATGGCAGCTGCCGTAGTAGATTATGCTCCCGCATCGTATTCTGCAAAGAAAATAAAAAGTTCTCATAATTCACTATCTATAAAATTTCAAGCTACTCCTGATATATTAAAGCTTACGAAAGCTAAAAATAAAAAATTATTTACCGTTGGTTTTGCGTTGGAAAGTAATAATCACATTGAAAATGCTAAATCTAAATTAAAATCTAAGTTACTAGATCTTATAATTTTGAATGATGTGAGTACTATTTCCGCATCGGATACACAGCTTACTTTGATAAATAAGAATATGAGAGTAAAAAAACTTCCTTTGCTTTCTAAAAAAGAAGCTGCAAGTAAAGTATTGAATTGGATAATCGAGGAATATATATCATCTTCCAAAACCGTTTAA
- the gmk gene encoding guanylate kinase produces MLDKKVVFPVVLTAPSGCGKTTLAKYLLDSFSDMKYSISVTTRKPRNKEVPDKDYYFVPETVFKDWIKDDKFCEYAKVYDNYYGTLKETLNNSLSDGYKVLMDLDIQGAKSIKSIYSNSVNIFILPPSLEELKIRLFNRGGGEKDIDKRLELAEVEISHIGEFDYAVVNNNIHEAIAKIVSIIRAEECKITRLVV; encoded by the coding sequence ATGTTAGATAAAAAAGTGGTTTTCCCTGTGGTTCTTACCGCTCCATCCGGATGCGGAAAAACAACATTGGCTAAATATCTACTTGATAGTTTTTCCGATATGAAATACTCTATTTCAGTTACTACGCGAAAACCAAGAAATAAAGAAGTTCCGGATAAAGATTATTATTTTGTCCCGGAAACAGTTTTTAAAGATTGGATAAAGGATGATAAGTTTTGTGAGTATGCAAAAGTTTATGACAATTATTATGGAACACTAAAAGAAACCTTGAATAACAGTTTATCGGATGGATATAAAGTTTTAATGGATTTGGATATTCAGGGGGCAAAGTCTATAAAATCTATTTACTCCAATAGTGTTAATATATTTATTTTGCCTCCATCCCTAGAAGAACTTAAGATAAGATTATTTAATAGGGGAGGAGGTGAAAAAGATATAGATAAAAGGTTGGAATTGGCAGAGGTGGAAATTTCTCATATTGGAGAATTTGATTACGCTGTTGTTAATAATAATATTCACGAAGCAATAGCTAAAATTGTCAGTATAATTAGAGCAGAAGAATGTAAAATAACAAGATTAGTTGTTTAA
- a CDS encoding DUF1732 domain-containing protein has protein sequence MIQSMTGYGEYCFRNIRCELKSLNHRFFDANIFIPSCLSPYEIKLRQLLRERIVRGMVYLRIFIEAPDIKTDLKQAKAHYNFLIDLQKNLKLNSDIPIELFLPFKKEIAPQWSIIQKVVTGAINALIKARIEEGAKTLKDINSHLKQIDKFFDSIKRKAPVLEAKRMKKIQTSSELNKEDFSEEQMRFETHFKALKRNISSAGVSGKYCVFLLQEMQRECNTIASKTKDSSVATLIVKLKDEIEKIREQMENVR, from the coding sequence ATGATACAATCAATGACCGGGTATGGGGAGTATTGTTTTCGCAATATTCGTTGCGAATTAAAAAGCTTAAATCATAGATTTTTTGATGCGAATATTTTTATACCTTCTTGTTTGTCTCCTTATGAAATAAAGCTAAGACAACTTCTTAGAGAACGTATTGTCAGGGGTATGGTATATTTAAGGATTTTTATAGAAGCGCCCGATATTAAAACTGATCTAAAACAAGCAAAAGCTCATTATAATTTTCTTATTGACTTGCAAAAAAATCTTAAACTTAACTCTGATATCCCGATAGAATTGTTTTTACCATTTAAAAAAGAAATAGCTCCACAATGGAGTATAATACAAAAAGTTGTAACTGGAGCAATAAATGCTCTTATTAAAGCCAGAATAGAAGAAGGCGCAAAGACACTTAAAGATATAAATAGTCATTTAAAACAAATTGATAAGTTTTTTGATTCCATAAAACGAAAAGCTCCCGTTTTAGAAGCGAAAAGGATGAAAAAGATTCAGACTAGCTCGGAACTAAATAAAGAAGATTTTAGCGAGGAACAAATGAGATTTGAGACTCATTTTAAGGCATTGAAGCGAAATATATCAAGTGCCGGCGTATCCGGTAAGTATTGTGTATTTTTACTTCAGGAAATGCAAAGAGAGTGTAATACCATAGCATCTAAAACAAAAGATTCGTCTGTTGCTACGCTTATAGTGAAATTGAAAGACGAAATTGAAAAAATAAGGGAGCAAATGGAAAATGTTAGATAA